From the Desulfovibrio sp. JY genome, one window contains:
- a CDS encoding tetrathionate reductase family octaheme c-type cytochrome: MRLPEQPWTWIVVAAVLILAASWSGPAPLAATGEEEDKAPGRQLARSAVKAPGARWTTADHSKFEALKKDFTKPEEVTAACLSCHDLAAGQIHHTIHWTWICPDCGDGKSMGKYGKTLNNFCIAVPSNEPRCTSCHIGYGWKNKDFDFASNDRIDCLVCHDTTHTYKKFPTKAGYPATEPTLFPEDGVTYLPPDYKLIVGKVGRPDRLNCGVCHFYGGGGDGVKHGDLDSSMGAPKKSLDVHMDVDGLNFTCQRCHTTKEHQIAGRLYTSPAAPERISLTEADLASKIACESCHGQKPHKKDAKANDHTDKVACQACHIPRFARVLPTKMSWDWSTAGRMNAEGKPFKKKGPYGKPVYDTKKGDFVWEKNVVPTYRWFNGAMSNLLITDTVDPTRRVSVNAPAGSPDDPKSRIMPFKRHIGEQPFDPKNATMVVPHLFGPKDPTAFWTGYDWKTSITSGMAYVDQPFSGEVGFVETEYFFPTTHMVAPKEQVVACGECHSQGGRLEGLPGVYVPGRDIHAAVTTVGWAAVVAAILAVCGHGAVRFVSRKRRKG; encoded by the coding sequence ATGCGACTTCCCGAGCAGCCATGGACATGGATCGTCGTCGCGGCCGTGCTGATTCTGGCCGCCTCCTGGAGCGGCCCGGCCCCGCTCGCCGCCACTGGAGAGGAAGAGGACAAGGCCCCGGGCCGGCAGCTGGCCCGCAGCGCGGTCAAGGCTCCGGGGGCCCGCTGGACCACGGCCGACCACTCGAAATTCGAGGCCCTCAAAAAGGATTTCACCAAACCGGAGGAGGTCACGGCGGCCTGTCTGTCCTGCCACGACCTGGCCGCCGGCCAGATTCACCACACCATCCACTGGACCTGGATCTGTCCGGACTGCGGCGACGGCAAATCCATGGGCAAGTACGGCAAGACACTCAACAACTTCTGTATCGCCGTGCCGTCCAACGAACCGCGCTGCACCTCCTGCCACATCGGCTACGGCTGGAAGAACAAGGACTTCGATTTCGCCTCCAACGACCGCATCGATTGCCTGGTGTGCCACGACACCACCCACACCTATAAGAAATTCCCCACCAAGGCCGGCTATCCGGCCACCGAGCCCACGCTCTTTCCCGAAGACGGCGTGACCTACCTGCCGCCGGACTACAAGCTGATCGTGGGCAAGGTGGGCCGGCCCGACCGCCTCAACTGCGGCGTGTGCCATTTCTACGGCGGCGGCGGCGACGGCGTGAAGCACGGCGACCTGGACAGCTCCATGGGCGCGCCGAAAAAGTCCCTGGACGTGCACATGGACGTCGACGGGCTCAATTTCACCTGCCAGCGCTGCCACACCACCAAGGAGCACCAGATCGCCGGGCGGCTCTACACCTCGCCGGCCGCGCCCGAGCGCATCAGCCTCACCGAGGCCGACCTGGCCTCCAAGATCGCCTGCGAATCCTGCCACGGCCAAAAGCCCCACAAAAAGGACGCCAAGGCCAACGACCACACCGACAAGGTGGCCTGCCAGGCCTGCCACATCCCCCGGTTCGCCCGGGTGCTGCCGACCAAGATGTCCTGGGACTGGTCCACGGCGGGACGCATGAACGCCGAGGGCAAGCCCTTCAAGAAGAAGGGGCCCTACGGCAAGCCCGTCTACGACACCAAGAAGGGCGACTTCGTCTGGGAGAAAAACGTCGTCCCCACCTACCGCTGGTTCAACGGGGCCATGAGCAACCTGCTCATCACCGACACCGTCGATCCGACCCGGCGCGTTTCCGTCAACGCCCCGGCCGGTTCGCCGGACGATCCGAAATCGCGCATCATGCCCTTCAAGCGCCATATCGGAGAACAGCCCTTCGACCCGAAAAACGCCACCATGGTCGTGCCGCACCTGTTCGGGCCCAAGGACCCCACCGCCTTCTGGACCGGCTATGACTGGAAAACCTCCATCACCTCCGGCATGGCCTACGTGGACCAGCCGTTTTCCGGCGAGGTCGGATTCGTGGAAACGGAATACTTCTTCCCCACCACCCACATGGTGGCCCCCAAGGAGCAGGTGGTGGCCTGCGGGGAATGCCACAGCCAGGGCGGGCGGCTGGAAGGCCTGCCCGGCGTCTACGTCCCGGGGCGCGACATCCACGCCGCCGTGACCACCGTGGGCTGGGCGGCCGTCGTGGCCGCGATCCTGGCCGTGTGCGGCCATGGGGCCGTTCGCTTCGTTTCCCGCAAGAGGAGGAAGGGATAA
- a CDS encoding cell envelope biogenesis protein OmpA translates to MKRLSAVIAALLLVGGLGCTNMTKTQQGALSGAAIGAGAGAAISAISGGNAGIGAGIGGALGGIAGGLIGHSQETRGY, encoded by the coding sequence ATGAAGCGTTTGAGCGCGGTGATCGCCGCATTGTTGCTTGTCGGCGGTCTGGGCTGCACCAATATGACCAAAACCCAGCAGGGCGCGCTTTCCGGCGCGGCCATCGGTGCGGGCGCGGGCGCGGCCATCAGCGCCATCTCCGGCGGCAATGCCGGCATCGGCGCGGGCATCGGCGGCGCGCTCGGCGGCATCGCCGGCGGGCTTATCGGCCACAGCCAGGAAACGCGCGGCTACTAG
- the bioB gene encoding biotin synthase BioB — translation MTHQTTLPQELSRPLLAGAFLSDTDRDRLLAALPRAEGPELTALAQAADAIRRARLGNAASLCAIISAKSGRCGENCAFCAQSGHHHTSAPEYPFLAPARIIAAAKAMHDAGVARFGIVASGKALPQAELEHAATAIAGLKAFGMAADASFGVLPDDALARLKAAGLAAYHHNLETSRAFYPRICTTRSFEDNLAVLRTCKRLGIPVCSGGLFGMGESWADRADLAQTLLEAGVMSVPINFLSPIPGTPLGSRPPLAPDEATRIVILLRFLLPDRHLRICGGRPTVYGATAPLAPMAAGADGLMVGDYLTTAGGTLEADKQGLRQRGFTL, via the coding sequence ATGACGCACCAAACCACCCTTCCCCAGGAACTGTCCCGCCCGCTTTTGGCCGGCGCATTTCTCTCCGACACCGACCGCGACCGGCTGCTGGCCGCCCTGCCCCGGGCCGAAGGTCCCGAGCTCACCGCCCTGGCCCAGGCCGCCGACGCCATCCGCCGCGCCCGACTCGGCAACGCCGCCTCGCTTTGCGCCATCATCAGCGCCAAATCCGGCCGCTGCGGCGAAAACTGCGCCTTCTGCGCCCAGTCCGGACACCACCACACCAGCGCGCCCGAATACCCTTTTCTCGCGCCGGCCCGCATCATCGCCGCCGCCAAGGCCATGCACGACGCCGGCGTGGCCCGCTTCGGCATCGTCGCCTCGGGCAAGGCCCTGCCCCAGGCCGAACTGGAACACGCCGCCACCGCCATCGCCGGCCTCAAAGCTTTCGGCATGGCCGCCGACGCCTCCTTCGGCGTGCTGCCGGACGACGCCCTGGCCCGGCTCAAAGCCGCCGGACTCGCCGCCTACCACCACAACCTCGAAACCTCGCGCGCCTTCTATCCGCGCATCTGCACCACCCGCAGCTTCGAGGATAACCTGGCCGTGCTGCGCACCTGCAAACGCCTCGGCATCCCCGTCTGCTCCGGCGGCCTGTTCGGCATGGGCGAATCCTGGGCCGACCGCGCCGACCTGGCCCAGACCCTTCTCGAAGCCGGCGTCATGTCCGTCCCCATCAATTTCCTAAGCCCCATCCCCGGCACGCCCCTGGGAAGCCGGCCGCCTCTGGCTCCCGACGAAGCCACCCGCATCGTCATCCTGCTGCGCTTCCTGCTGCCCGACCGCCATCTGCGCATCTGCGGCGGCCGGCCCACCGTCTACGGCGCGACCGCCCCCCTCGCCCCCATGGCCGCCGGAGCCGACGGCCTCATGGTCGGCGACTACCTGACCACCGCCGGCGGCACCCTGGAGGCCGACAAGCAAGGACTGCGGCAACGCGGCTTCACGCTGTAG
- a CDS encoding DUF1214 domain-containing protein, with translation MRTAMGAALALAMLLVASAAHAQNTSAASPEEVQKIAVDAYIYGYSLVTTDVTRMQMSNVDKVGEVTAPTGTFFNIKGYPPATYRGVSATNADTLYSVAWLDLSEPQVFSHPAIKKRFFTFELVDLWMIVKDSVGTNTSGEKAMTYLFTGPGWKGEVPKGMTHISFPTRYMVILGRTYALNTPTDLAKVHALQAQYKVMPLSAYGKPYTFKAPPVNPNPGFSMTEAPQKAIAALGTTGYFNLMTKLMAGAAPAVPEDASMIARMAKIGIVAGQPFDPGKLDAAAQAALRDVPKIALEKMTAAWEGLGTSVNGWRVTTVGGRYGTNYLERGAWATRGWPSQLPHVSVYPTTYVDGSGQKLDGANKYTLTFAKGELPPVNPLAFWSITMYEATPTGLWFYPNKANKLTVSPRDKLVKNADGSVTLYFQHDSPGKAKEANWLPAPKGPFALTLRLYWPNTSPPSILDGTWKIPAVVRVQ, from the coding sequence ATGAGAACTGCGATGGGCGCGGCGCTCGCCCTGGCGATGCTGCTGGTCGCCTCCGCAGCCCACGCCCAGAATACGTCGGCGGCCAGCCCGGAGGAAGTACAGAAAATCGCCGTGGATGCTTACATCTACGGCTATTCGCTTGTCACCACGGATGTGACGCGGATGCAGATGAGCAACGTGGACAAGGTCGGGGAAGTCACCGCGCCGACAGGCACCTTCTTCAATATCAAGGGCTATCCGCCGGCAACCTACCGGGGCGTTTCGGCCACCAATGCCGACACGCTGTATTCGGTGGCTTGGCTGGATTTGTCCGAGCCGCAGGTCTTCAGCCATCCCGCGATCAAGAAGCGTTTTTTCACCTTCGAGTTGGTCGATCTCTGGATGATCGTGAAGGACAGCGTCGGCACGAACACCAGCGGCGAGAAGGCGATGACCTATCTCTTCACGGGGCCCGGCTGGAAAGGCGAGGTGCCCAAGGGCATGACGCACATCAGCTTTCCGACGCGCTACATGGTGATCCTCGGCCGCACCTACGCGCTGAACACGCCCACGGACCTGGCAAAGGTGCATGCGCTGCAGGCGCAGTACAAGGTCATGCCGCTTTCCGCCTATGGCAAGCCGTATACCTTCAAGGCGCCGCCCGTGAATCCCAATCCGGGCTTCAGCATGACGGAAGCGCCGCAAAAAGCGATCGCCGCCCTGGGCACCACCGGCTATTTCAATTTGATGACCAAGCTCATGGCGGGCGCGGCGCCGGCGGTGCCTGAGGATGCGTCCATGATCGCGCGCATGGCGAAAATCGGCATCGTTGCGGGCCAGCCCTTCGATCCGGGCAAGCTCGATGCGGCCGCCCAGGCCGCGCTGCGCGACGTGCCCAAAATCGCCCTCGAAAAGATGACCGCCGCCTGGGAAGGGCTGGGAACGTCCGTGAACGGCTGGCGCGTGACGACGGTCGGCGGCCGCTACGGGACCAACTACCTCGAACGCGGCGCCTGGGCCACACGCGGCTGGCCTTCGCAGCTCCCCCATGTCTCGGTCTATCCGACGACCTATGTCGACGGCTCCGGACAGAAACTCGACGGCGCCAACAAGTACACGCTGACCTTCGCCAAGGGAGAGCTGCCGCCCGTCAACCCCCTGGCTTTCTGGTCGATCACCATGTACGAGGCCACGCCGACCGGCTTGTGGTTTTACCCGAACAAGGCGAACAAGCTGACCGTGAGCCCGCGCGACAAGCTCGTGAAGAACGCGGACGGTTCGGTGACGCTGTATTTCCAGCACGACTCGCCTGGCAAAGCCAAGGAAGCCAACTGGCTTCCCGCGCCAAAGGGCCCCTTTGCGTTGACGCTGCGGCTTTACTGGCCGAATACGTCGCCGCCTTCCATCTTGGACGGTACGTGGAAGATCCCGGCCGTGGTGCGCGTCCAATAG
- a CDS encoding FAD-dependent oxidoreductase, translating to MALFGGDKDKKAKDAKKAAKDEPKRLIPEDNIPELKKFFKPMQETVELLVFTDPKQNTPYNGFMESLCRELAEITDKITARFETLESDAARQHGVDFSPTLLLAPDRYKIRYLGAPLGEEARTLIETILRISVGKSGLGQTSRELLKELTEERHIQVFVNPSCPYCPGQVANAFHCAIERPDLVSADCVDASQHVALAQQHQIGSVPHTIINDEFSTLGLLPEERFVAELVTLKTAEEFLGGHHGLEDGGPDVVEVDVVVAGAGPAGLTAAMYAARSGLSAVVLEKNVIGGQVALTPVVENYPGFANVPGKRLMEMIADQARGYAQVHEGEGIDEVKVGKNIEVYTDKAVYVAKALILATGATWKKLGVPGEERYFGFGVSYCSTCDGYLYKEKKAVIVGGGDTALTDALHLKNLGVDVTVIHRRQELRAEKYLQDAVAKAGVALLLGSVVTEILGDDKKVTAVKVKNLADDAEQEITTDAVFVAIGLEPNTGIAEELGLKLDKDGFIRTDRGKRTSIPRIYAAGDVTAGARQIVTAVGDGSTAALSAFEDLSHPYWKKEKA from the coding sequence ATGGCCCTTTTCGGCGGTGATAAAGACAAGAAAGCCAAGGACGCAAAGAAGGCGGCGAAGGACGAGCCCAAGCGACTCATTCCGGAAGACAACATCCCGGAACTCAAAAAGTTTTTCAAACCGATGCAGGAAACGGTGGAATTGCTTGTTTTCACCGACCCGAAACAGAACACCCCGTACAACGGATTCATGGAATCCCTGTGCCGGGAGCTGGCCGAGATCACTGACAAAATCACGGCCAGATTCGAGACGTTGGAAAGCGACGCGGCCAGACAGCACGGCGTGGATTTCTCCCCGACGCTGCTTTTGGCCCCGGACCGGTACAAGATCCGCTACCTGGGCGCGCCGCTCGGCGAGGAGGCGCGCACGCTGATCGAGACCATCCTGCGGATTTCGGTCGGCAAGAGCGGCCTGGGGCAGACGTCCCGGGAGCTGCTCAAGGAACTGACCGAGGAGCGCCATATCCAGGTGTTCGTCAACCCGTCCTGCCCGTATTGCCCGGGCCAGGTGGCCAATGCCTTCCACTGCGCCATCGAGCGGCCGGACCTCGTGTCCGCCGACTGCGTGGACGCCTCCCAGCATGTCGCGCTGGCTCAGCAGCATCAGATCGGCTCGGTGCCGCACACCATCATCAACGACGAGTTCTCGACCCTGGGGCTGTTGCCCGAGGAGCGTTTCGTGGCGGAGCTGGTCACGCTCAAGACCGCCGAGGAGTTTCTTGGCGGACACCACGGGCTGGAGGATGGCGGGCCGGATGTCGTCGAGGTGGACGTGGTGGTGGCCGGGGCCGGGCCGGCCGGTCTGACGGCCGCCATGTACGCCGCGCGAAGCGGGCTTTCGGCCGTGGTGCTGGAGAAAAACGTCATCGGCGGCCAGGTGGCGCTCACCCCCGTGGTCGAGAACTACCCCGGGTTCGCCAACGTGCCGGGCAAACGGCTGATGGAGATGATCGCCGACCAGGCGCGCGGCTATGCCCAGGTGCACGAGGGCGAGGGCATCGACGAGGTCAAGGTCGGCAAGAATATCGAGGTCTACACCGACAAGGCGGTGTACGTGGCCAAGGCGCTCATTCTGGCCACCGGCGCGACCTGGAAGAAGCTCGGCGTGCCCGGCGAGGAACGCTACTTCGGCTTCGGCGTCAGCTACTGCTCGACCTGCGACGGCTATCTGTACAAGGAAAAGAAGGCGGTCATCGTCGGCGGCGGCGACACGGCCCTCACCGACGCGCTGCACCTCAAGAACCTGGGCGTGGACGTGACCGTCATCCACCGCCGCCAGGAGCTGCGGGCCGAAAAATACCTCCAGGACGCGGTGGCCAAGGCGGGCGTGGCCCTGCTGCTCGGCTCCGTGGTCACGGAGATTCTAGGCGACGACAAGAAGGTGACGGCGGTGAAGGTGAAAAACCTGGCCGACGACGCCGAACAGGAAATCACCACCGATGCCGTGTTCGTGGCCATCGGGCTCGAGCCCAATACCGGCATCGCCGAAGAGCTGGGACTGAAACTGGACAAGGACGGATTTATCCGCACCGACCGGGGCAAACGGACCTCGATCCCCCGCATCTACGCCGCCGGCGACGTGACGGCCGGTGCGCGCCAGATCGTCACGGCTGTCGGCGACGGCTCCACCGCCGCCCTCTCGGCCTTCGAAGACCTGTCGCACCCGTACTGGAAGAAGGAAAAAGCTTAA
- a CDS encoding IS110 family transposase — protein MAGQALSQLQAFVEASQGRSFFVGLDVHKNSYFVALRRFDGVVHTLVMSASPQALIDKLAAVGVTVAMAASESGPTGFTLSRALTKAGIPNLVAAPSRIPRPVVWGAKTDRLDCVKLADYAAKGMLRPIAVPTEEQEAQRSLERRRHDLADDLRRVKLRIHSHLLFLGLTEPPNLKYWSKVAVASLLKLPMHQAARYTLESFVREMHAITSELSLVEQQLETICRQGEHDKVIKCLRTVPGVGPLIAATFRLELFQPERFSRAEEVTSYLGLAPMVRQSGESKGRARLRPVGQTKLRSLLVEAAWKWRAHDPKAQAWYHKLLGKSGLAQKAITALARKLAIILWRLSLEKRAYRFEAVMA, from the coding sequence ATGGCAGGACAAGCGTTATCCCAACTTCAAGCGTTTGTGGAGGCTTCACAAGGTCGATCTTTTTTTGTCGGATTGGATGTCCATAAAAATAGTTATTTTGTTGCGTTACGTCGGTTTGATGGAGTCGTCCACACCTTGGTGATGTCGGCGAGCCCGCAGGCTCTGATCGACAAATTGGCCGCGGTGGGCGTCACCGTGGCCATGGCGGCCAGTGAATCCGGGCCGACCGGATTCACCCTGTCCAGAGCGCTCACAAAGGCAGGGATTCCCAATCTCGTGGCGGCTCCCAGTCGGATTCCCCGCCCCGTGGTCTGGGGCGCAAAAACAGACCGGCTCGATTGCGTCAAACTGGCCGATTACGCCGCCAAGGGGATGCTGCGTCCCATCGCCGTGCCGACCGAGGAGCAAGAAGCCCAGAGGAGCCTGGAGCGCCGACGACACGATCTGGCCGACGACCTGCGTCGTGTGAAACTGCGCATCCATTCCCATCTGCTTTTTTTGGGCCTTACCGAACCACCCAATCTGAAATACTGGAGCAAGGTCGCTGTAGCATCCCTGCTTAAACTGCCCATGCATCAGGCTGCCCGGTATACGCTGGAAAGTTTTGTGCGGGAGATGCATGCCATCACCAGCGAATTGTCCCTCGTTGAACAGCAACTTGAGACAATTTGCCGCCAGGGAGAGCATGACAAAGTCATCAAGTGCCTGCGCACCGTGCCCGGTGTGGGGCCGCTCATCGCCGCGACCTTCCGTCTGGAGTTGTTTCAGCCGGAACGTTTCAGCCGGGCCGAAGAGGTGACAAGCTATCTGGGACTTGCCCCCATGGTGCGCCAGAGCGGCGAGAGCAAGGGCCGGGCCAGGTTACGGCCCGTGGGGCAGACCAAACTGCGAAGTCTTTTAGTGGAGGCGGCCTGGAAATGGCGCGCACACGATCCGAAGGCTCAGGCCTGGTATCACAAGTTGCTGGGGAAAAGCGGCCTGGCCCAAAAGGCCATCACAGCCTTAGCTCGAAAACTGGCCATCATTTTGTGGCGGCTGAGCCTGGAGAAACGAGCGTACCGATTTGAGGCGGTTATGGCGTGA
- a CDS encoding radical SAM protein, translated as MSLCVSRLQSGGLIATYQCQSACPHCLYRGSPGREPIYMDQGLATTLFAKARALGAAAMHIGGGEPLSDPLSLAGLLAAADEAGMPIEYVETSGAWFTDADEAVELLTELRAMGLARLLVSITPMHNGFIPLRKTLGTIEAAQAAGIVVFPWQEHFLEDMRAFDPETTHPLREYQERFGQDYPAQILRRIWIHLGGRAFDLFAPALGRRPVAAILAEASADCRAELTDVGHFHMDLYGDYIPGLCAGLAFRADDLGTPLDPERYPILTTLAETGIRGFYDYATALEEYTPRPGGYVNKCELCQDIRRHLSERGWFESTELSPAEFYAML; from the coding sequence ATGTCCTTGTGCGTCTCGCGGCTCCAGTCGGGCGGGCTTATCGCCACCTACCAGTGTCAAAGCGCCTGCCCCCATTGCCTGTATCGGGGCAGCCCGGGCCGGGAACCCATCTACATGGACCAGGGGCTGGCCACGACTCTTTTCGCCAAGGCGCGTGCACTTGGCGCGGCGGCCATGCATATCGGCGGCGGCGAGCCCCTCTCCGACCCCCTGTCCCTGGCCGGCTTGCTGGCGGCCGCCGACGAGGCGGGCATGCCCATCGAATACGTGGAGACGAGCGGGGCCTGGTTCACGGACGCGGACGAGGCCGTGGAGCTTTTAACCGAGCTGCGCGCCATGGGCCTGGCCCGGCTGCTGGTGTCCATAACGCCCATGCACAACGGGTTCATCCCCTTGCGCAAGACGCTCGGGACCATCGAGGCGGCCCAGGCGGCCGGCATCGTCGTATTTCCCTGGCAGGAACATTTTTTGGAGGACATGCGCGCCTTCGATCCCGAGACGACGCACCCGCTGCGGGAATATCAGGAGCGCTTCGGCCAGGATTACCCGGCCCAGATTCTGCGCCGGATATGGATACATCTGGGCGGCCGGGCCTTCGACCTCTTCGCCCCGGCCCTGGGGCGACGTCCGGTTGCGGCCATCCTGGCCGAGGCCTCGGCCGACTGCCGGGCGGAACTCACCGACGTCGGCCATTTCCACATGGACCTCTACGGCGATTACATCCCGGGACTGTGCGCGGGACTGGCCTTTCGGGCCGACGACCTCGGCACGCCGCTCGACCCGGAACGCTACCCCATCCTCACCACCCTGGCCGAAACCGGTATCCGGGGCTTCTACGACTACGCCACGGCCCTGGAGGAGTACACGCCCCGGCCGGGAGGCTACGTCAACAAGTGCGAGCTGTGCCAGGATATCCGCCGACACCTGTCCGAACGGGGCTGGTTCGAATCCACGGAACTCTCCCCCGCCGAATTTTACGCGATGTTGTAG
- a CDS encoding peroxiredoxin, with protein MSEVLWPEAGQPAPDFSLPDASGQVHSLADFAGRWLALYFYPRDMTSGCTTEALEFSTLMPRFVELDAAVVGISRDAPASHEKFIVKNDLTVQLLSDPDMAVHKAYGAWRLKKAYGKEAMGVVRSTFLIDPEGVVRRAWPKVAKAAGHAAAVLDALAGLAQG; from the coding sequence ATGAGCGAAGTCCTCTGGCCCGAAGCCGGGCAGCCCGCGCCGGATTTTTCCCTGCCGGACGCTTCCGGGCAGGTCCATTCCCTGGCCGATTTCGCCGGCCGCTGGCTGGCGCTCTATTTCTACCCGCGCGACATGACCAGCGGCTGCACCACCGAGGCCCTGGAATTCTCCACCCTTATGCCCCGCTTCGTCGAACTGGACGCGGCCGTGGTCGGCATAAGCCGCGACGCCCCGGCCTCCCATGAGAAGTTCATCGTCAAAAACGATCTGACCGTGCAGCTGCTGTCCGACCCGGATATGGCCGTGCACAAGGCCTACGGCGCCTGGCGGCTGAAAAAGGCCTACGGCAAGGAAGCCATGGGCGTGGTGCGCTCCACCTTCCTCATCGACCCCGAAGGCGTGGTGCGCCGGGCCTGGCCCAAGGTGGCCAAGGCCGCCGGGCACGCCGCAGCGGTCCTCGACGCCCTGGCCGGGCTGGCGCAAGGGTAA
- a CDS encoding lytic transglycosylase domain-containing protein — MRVVLPVVAAFLVVTAALPTLAAGPKMATVPTSATEIHGIALPDPVAAAKHDVRLRQARQRSVACRYPALIEDKKLLRLVNIYSRKNGLDPRLVYALIEQESRFNPCAVSPKGAQGIMQIMPDTQKVLGLSEPFDAERNIAAGTKYLRSMLDRFQTEVMALAAYNAGPGAVAKHGGVPPYEETKDYVLKVVDRYFYLRQRYPVEDLDAMHKKLTLTDAAPLAGGREKP, encoded by the coding sequence ATGCGTGTTGTTTTGCCGGTCGTGGCGGCGTTTCTGGTCGTCACTGCGGCGCTTCCCACACTGGCCGCCGGGCCGAAAATGGCCACCGTGCCGACCTCGGCGACCGAGATACACGGCATCGCGCTGCCCGATCCCGTGGCCGCCGCCAAGCATGACGTGCGGCTGCGGCAGGCCAGGCAACGGTCCGTGGCCTGTCGCTACCCGGCGCTTATCGAAGACAAGAAGCTCTTGCGCCTGGTCAATATTTACAGCAGAAAAAACGGTCTCGACCCACGGCTCGTCTATGCGCTGATCGAGCAGGAATCGCGGTTCAACCCCTGCGCGGTTTCGCCCAAGGGGGCCCAGGGCATCATGCAGATCATGCCCGACACCCAGAAAGTGCTGGGACTAAGCGAACCGTTCGACGCGGAGCGCAATATCGCCGCGGGAACGAAATATTTGCGGTCTATGCTGGACCGGTTCCAGACCGAGGTCATGGCCCTGGCCGCCTACAACGCCGGGCCCGGGGCCGTGGCCAAGCACGGTGGGGTGCCACCCTACGAGGAAACCAAGGATTACGTGCTGAAGGTGGTGGACCGTTATTTCTACCTGCGCCAGCGCTATCCGGTGGAAGACCTGGATGCCATGCACAAGAAGCTGACCCTGACCGATGCCGCGCCCCTGGCCGGCGGACGGGAGAAACCATGA